The Camelina sativa cultivar DH55 chromosome 14, Cs, whole genome shotgun sequence genome includes a window with the following:
- the LOC104741131 gene encoding uncharacterized protein LOC104741131, whose translation MELFTKGNNVKLRSHLDKFLVADDDQETIRQSRKGDTRRAVWTVEPVVDKPNLIRLRSSHGTYLTASNKPLLLGMTGEKVTQTASLNKLMDWQTQWEPKRDGFQVKLKSWCGKWMRANGGTPPWRNSVTHDEPHTSKTKNWLIWDVINVDGSDLETMSDGDDESSVSSPVSGFGSEPGSPVSVGSTKSSISRFASLGLPMSPRWSPKPKTTSSFNQKETVPTVSAMEFFQKAKAVRMRNSHNKYLTADDDEETVTQNRNGSTKNARWTVEPVRDSHHVIRLKSCYGKYLTASNERFLLGATGKKVIQLKLSRLDSSVEWEPVREGSSKIKLRTRSGNYLRANGGLPPWRNSVTHDNPHLSATQDSISWEVDVVEILIDTESKNESPKKTMTPPPPHRRPSSTPLSVSHSRTSSSLSDRSDSDSVESPPKSEGRTIYYHIADEEGHVEDETTVGYAFTFKGNSVAELTQTLREETCLEDAVVCTRSPLNGKLFPLRLQLPPNNGTLHVVLLPSCASL comes from the exons atggagtTGTTCACGAAAGGTAACAACGTTAAGTTAAGAAGCCACCTAGATAAGTTTCTAGTCGCCGACGATGACCAAGAAACCATCCGTCAAAGCCGTAAAGGAGACACACGGAGAGCCGTTTGGACGGTGGAGCCAGTCGTCGATAAACCTAATCTGATAAGGCTAAGGAGCAGCCACGGTACGTACTTAACGGCGAGTAATAAACCGTTGCTGTTAGGTATGACCGGTGAGAAGGTGACTCAGACGGCGTCGTTAAACAAGCTGATGGATTGGCAAACGCAGTGGGAACCGAAGAGAGACGGGTTTCAGGTGAAGCTGAAGTCGTGGTGCGGCAAGTGGATGAGGGCTAACGGTGGAACGCCGCCGTGGAGAAACTCTGTTACTCACGACGAGCCTCATACGTCGAAGACCAAGAACTGGCTGATCTGGGATGTTATAAACGTTGATGGTTCTGATCTTGAAACCATGtctgatggtgatgatgagagCTCCGTTTCTTCTCCGGTTTCCGGATTCGGGTCAGAACCCGGGTCGCCTGTTTCTGTCGGATCTACGAAGAGTAGTATTAGCCGGTTCGCCTCTCTTGGTTTACCTATGTCTCCGAGATGGTCCCCAAAACCG AAGACAACGAGTAGCTTCAACCAAAAGGAAACAGTACCAACAGTATCAGCGATGGAGTTTTTCCAGAAAGCAAAAGCTGTTCGTATGCGCAACAGCCACAACAAGTACCTAACAgcagacgacgacgaagaaaccGTTACTCAAAACCGCAACGGATCAACCAAAAACGCTCGTTGGACCGTCGAGCCGGTTCGCGACTCGCACCACGTCATACGTCTCAAAAGCTGTTACGGCAAATACTTGACCGCTTCTAACGAGCGGTTCTTGCTCGGAGCCACGGGTAAGAAAGTGATCCAGCTGAAACTGAGCCGGCTCGATTCGTCTGTTGAGTGGGAGCCTGTTAGGGAAGGATCATCTAAGATTAAGCTTAGGACTAGATCCGGTAACTATCTCAGAGCTAACGGTGGTCTTCCTCCGTGGAGGAACTCGGTGACTCATGATAATCCTCATTTGTCGGCTACTCAGGATTCGATCTCTTGGGAGGTTGATGTTGTTGAGATCTTGATTGATACTGAATCCAAGAACGAGTCTccgaagaagacgatgacgCCACCTCCGCCGCATCGGAGACCGTCGAGTACGCCGTTGTCGGTTTCTCATTCCAGGACTTCGTCTTCTCTTTCAGACAGATCTGATTCAGAT TCGGTTGAGTCTCCGCCTAAATCTGAGGGGCGAACCATTTACTACCACATCGCCGACGAAGAAGGACACGTGGAGGATGAAACGACCGTTGGATATGCTTTCACGTTTAAAGGAAACAGCGTGGCGGAGCTGACTCAGACGTTGAGAGAAGAGACGTGCTTGGAAGACGCTGTGGTGTGCACTCGCAGTCCTTTAAACGGCAAGCTGTTTCCTCTTCGTTTGCAGCTTCCTCCTAACAATGGAACTTTGCATGTCGTTTTACTTCCCTCCTGCGCTAGTCTCTAG
- the LOC104741136 gene encoding ultraviolet-B receptor UVR8-like isoform X1 — protein MLFAGGKVFTWGRGSSGQLGHDDSLSTSLPKPVSFFDDYVITQAAAGWSHSGFVSDSACLFTCGNGSFGQLGHGDNMSLSTPAKVSYFLDKNVKMVACGMRHSLVLFTGNLVCGFGSGKRGQLGISSDRTKSVDLPCLVSGLKDVEVVRISANGDHSAAISADGQLFSWGRGFCSSPDVQTPQCLPSSLSFREVALGWNHALLLTVDGEVFKLGNTLDKQSEKQQLHIDPSEAPLAKVPDFDGVKVLKIAAGAEHSAAVTENGEVKTWGWGEHGQLGLGNTNDQTNPQPVSLGSIYLQAKEMEVYCGSGFTYAVRRKQELYSSPISS, from the exons ATGCTTTTTGCAGGTGGTAAGGTCTTCACATGGGGAAGAGGAAGCTCTGGTCAGTTAGGACACGATGACAGTCTCAGCACCTCTTTGCCAAAACCAGTATCCTTCTTTGACGATTATGTTATCACTCAAGCTGCTGCTGGATGGAGTCATTCTGGTTTTGTTTCAG ATTCTGCTTGTCTTTTTACATGTGGCAATGGCTCGTTTGGTCAGCTCGGTCATGGTGATAACATGTCATTAAGCACTCCAGCTAAAGTCTCTTACTTTCTTGATAAGAATGTGAAGATGGTTGCTTGCGGTATGCGCCATTCGCTTGTCTTGTTCACAG GGAATCTAGTGTGTGGATTTGGATCTGGAAAGCGTGGACAGTTAGGTATCTCATCAGACAGAACAAAGTCAGTAGATCTTCCATGTCTTGTCTCTGGATTAAAAGATGTTGAGGTTGTTCGCATATCAGCTAATGGAGATCATAGTGCAGCTATATCCG CTGATGGACAATTGTTCAGTTGGGGAAGAGGATTCTGCAGCAGTCCCGATGTTCAAACCCCTCAGTGTTTgccttcatctctttctttcagaGAAGTTGCTTTAGGATGGAATCATGCTTTACTACTAACCG TTGATGGCGAGGTTTTCAAGCTTGGCAATACCCTTGATAAACAATCTGAGAAGCAACAACTGCATATAGATCCCTCTGAAGCTCCCTTAGCGAAAGTTCCAGATTTTGATGGAGTAAAAGTTCTGAAAATTGCAGCAGGTGCAGAGCATTCTGCTGCTGTAACAG AGAATGGAGAAGTTAAGACATGGGGATGGGGTGAACATGGTCAGCTTGGCCTTGGAAACACCAATGATCAGACCAATCCTCAACCCGTGAGCCTTGGAAGTATATATCTGCAAGCGAAAGAGATGGAAGTATATTGCGGAAGTGGATTTACTTATGCTGTAAGGCGAAAACAAGAGCTTTATTCTTCACCAATCTCATCATAG
- the LOC104741134 gene encoding uncharacterized protein LOC104741134 translates to MAATASSEASEGPVMGLVNKRLRALRKKLNRITQMEESVSQGKTLNKEQEEVLRSKPAVVVLIEELEKLRAPLSAAVSEEISLATTKDHRDSSDPTTASEQKEIEVAEPPQSGDDGVKLEDLVNLLYFGSLFDVKSQNEFTSIMLTRSHERGCCLSYDYVSDDATDLLGDRDLDSISQLWSLMVSRPVDSSLSHKNALERCVEHAKLWLANSEQPIESNCNISYAALREKLKKIMASDYFTTTPEMKAPVEVAAAAGNYTSYQVPVDIEAPAGHYQQQDEDAFNNKEQESVVNDQSLQDEHQKVESVTEGEVVHGQQEQAFTQVEGKNGKRDYVPRGSYQNQRGRRGGRRGGGGYQNGRGGRGGGGGYQNGGRYESYDQSGGNGYQRNYYNNRGGRGRNGGGGNGNYNHQDANVTAAS, encoded by the exons ATGGCCGCCACTGCTTCCTCCGAAGCTTCCGAAGGACCAGTGATGGGACTCGTCAACAAGCGTCTCCGTGCTCTCCGCAAGAAACTCAACAGAATCACTCAGATGGAAGAATCGGTTTCCCAAGGCAAAACCCTAAACAAGGAGCAAGAAGAAGTCCTCCGCTCGAAACCAGCCGTTGTCGTACTTATCGAAGAGCTTGAGAAGCTTCGTGCTCCTCTCTCCGCCGCTGTCTCTGAAGAGATCAGTCTCGCTACTACTAAGGATCACCGTGATTCTTCCGATCCAACCACAGCGTCCGAGCAAAAGGAAATTGAAGTCGCTGAGCCTCCACAGAGCGGTGACGATGGGGTTAAGTTGGAGGATCTGGTGAATCTCTTGTACTTTGGTTCGCTCTTCGATGTGAAATCGCAGAACGAGTTCACTTCGATAATGTTGACTAGGTCTCACGAGAGAGGGTGTTGTTTGAGCTACGATTACGTTTCGGATGATGCCACTGATCTGCTCGGCGATCGGGATTTGGATTCTATTTCTCAGCTTTGGAGTCTGATGGTATCTCGCCCTGTGGATTCAAGCTTATCTCACAAGAACGCTTTGGAGCGCTGTGTTGAGCACGCTAAGCTATGGTTGGCTAATTCGGAGCAGCCAATTGAATCCAACTGCAACATTTCAT ATGCTGCATTGAgagagaagttgaagaagattaTGGCTTCTGACTATTTCACTACTACGCCGGAGATGAAAGCTCCTGTTGAAGTGGCGGCTGCAGCTGGGAACTACACTTCTTACCAGGTACCTGTGGACATTGAAGCTCCAGCTGGGCACTATCAACAACAG GATGAAGATGCATTtaacaacaaagaacaagagTCAGTTGTGAATGATCAATCTCTACAAGATGAGCATCAAAAG GTTGAGTCAGTGACGGAAGGAGAGGTGGTCCATGgacaacaagaacaagccttTACTCAGGTGGAAGGAAAGAATGGTAAGAGAGACTATGTGCCACGTGGATCCTACCAGAACCAGAGAGGTCGTCGGGGTGGTCGAAGAGGTGGTGGTGGCTACCAGAATGGACGGGGAGGccgaggtggtggtggtggttaccAGAATGGGGGGCGGTATGAATCTTATGATCAATCCGGTGGAAATGGTTACCAAAGGAACTACTACAACAACAGAGGAGGAAGGGGACgtaatggtggtggtggaaaTGGCAATTACAACCACCAAGACGCTAATGTTACTGCTGCGTCTTAG
- the LOC104741135 gene encoding protein NRT1/ PTR FAMILY 2.12-like, translated as MEVVEDSMNRKFLQEKKRGGWRAITFILGNETLEKLGSIGVSANFMLYLRNVFHMEPVEASNVYYLWMGLTNFAPLLGALISDAYIGRFKTIAYASFFALLGLMTMTLTASLPHLHPPPCNNPHPDECDDPNKLQLGILFLGLAFLSIGSGGIRPCSIPFGVDQFDQRTEQGLKGMASFFNWYYLTLTMVLIFSHTVVVYLQTVSWVIGFSIPTGLMACAVVMFFVGTRFYVYVKPEGSVFSGIARVIVAARKKRNLEIPAVDDGTVEYYDPPVKPGVLSKLPLTSQFKFLDKGAVIAEGDLTSEGVPAHKWRLCSVQEVEEVKCLIRVVPIWSAGIISIVAMSTQATFIVFQAMKMDRHMGPHFEIPAASVVVISYITIGIWLPIYDRLLVPSLWRIRKFRFTLLQRMGIGIIFAILSMFTAGFVEGVRRTRDTTVTQTSVFWLAVPLILMGFCESFNFIGQIEFFNSQFPEHMRSIANSLFPLSFAAANYLSSLLVTTVHKFSGTKDQPDWLNKDLDKGKLDYYYYTIAGLGVVNLVYFWYCARNYQYKAGPQSEDIKEEKPFLDI; from the exons ATGGAAGTTGTTGAGGATTCGATGAATCGGAAATTTTTGCAGGAGAAAAAACGTGGAGGCTGGAGAGCTATTACGTTCATCCTAg GAAATGAGACGTTGGAGAAGTTAGGATCGATAGGAGTATCGGcaaattttatgttgtatttgagAAATGTGTTCCACATGGAACCGGTGGAAGCTTCTAACGTCTACTACTTATGGATGGGTCTTACCAACTTCGCTCCACTCCTTGGCGCATTGATCTCCGACGCCTACATTGGCCGCTTCAAGACCATTGCTTACGCATCCTTCTTCGCACTTCTC GGACTTATGACGATGACACTTACAGCCTCCTTGCCTCATCTCCACCCACCACCGTGCAACAACCCCCATCCAGACGAATGCGACGATCCAAACAAACTCCAGCTCGGGATTCTGTTCCTCGGTCTCGCCTTTCTATCCATCGGAAGCGGTGGAATCCGACCTTGCAGCATCCCATTTGGAGTTGACCAATTTGATCAACGAACAGAGCAAGGCCTTAAAGGAATGGCCAGTTTCTTTAACTGGTACTACTTGACCTTAACCATGGTTCTCATCTTTTCGCATACCGTCGTGGTCTACTTACAGACTGTTAGTTGGGTCATCGGGTTTAGCATCCCGACCGGTTTAATGGCTTGTGCGGTGGTTATGTTCTTTGTCGGTACACGGTTTTACGTGTATGTCAAACCGGAGGGGAGTGTATTCTCGGGCATTGCTCGGGTCATCGTGGCTGCTCGTAAGAAGCGGAACCTCGAGATTCCGGCAGTGGATGATGGGACTGTAGAGTATTATGACCCACCGGTGAAACCTGGCGTATTATCCAAGTTACCTCTTACCAGCCAGTTCAA GTTTCTGGACAAAGGAGCGGTGATAGCAGAGGGTGATCTTACATCTGAAGGAGTACCAGCGCATAAGTGGCGGCTATGTAGTGTTCAAGAAGTTGAAGAGGTCAAGTGTCTGATCAGAGTCGTTCCGATTTGGTCTGCTGGGATAATCTCAATCGTTGCAATGAGCACACAAGCAACTTTTATAGTCTTTCAAGCTATGAAAATGGATCGACACATGGGTCCGCATTTTGAGATCCCGGCCGCTTCTGTAGTCGTCATTTCTTACATCACTATAGGCATTTGGTTGCCTATCTACGACCGGCTCTTAGTCCCCTCCCTTTGGCGAATCCGAAAGTTCAGGTTCACTCTCCTTCAGCGGATGGGAATTGGGATCATCTTTGCCATTCTCTCCATGTTCACTGCAGGGTTTGTGGAGGGAGTGAGGCGGACACGGGATACCACAGTGACACAAACGTCGGTGTTTTGGCTGGCTGTGCCGCTGATTCTGATGGGATTCTGCGAGTCATTTAATTTCATCGGCCAGATCGAGTTCTTCAACAGCCAATTTCCAGAGCACATGCGAAGCATAGCGAATTCACTATTTCCGCTATCATTTGCTGCCGCTAATTATCTGAGCAGCTTGCTGGTGACCACCGTGCATAAATTCTCAGGCACAAAAGACCAGCCTGACTGGCTGAACAAGGACCTTGATAAGGGGAAACTGGATTACTACTACTATACGATTGCTGGTTTGGGAGTGGTTAACCTTGTCTATTTCTGGTACTGTGCCAGAAATTACCAGTACAAAGCCGGTCCACAAAGTGAAGATATTAAAGAGGAAAAGCCTTTTCTAGACATATAA
- the LOC104741132 gene encoding uncharacterized protein LOC104741132 isoform X2, which yields MERTISFNPPSSPPSSPPSLLSAIKSQMGFSCFPDEDDFGEEMNHEEEQDIGSTGQQAAATTEVLGTPDCAGKRKDIPESSAANEKPAKELKVILPRSPVWDHFTRNKEDRNKCICQYCKKEYCYKSKSGTSNLTKHMATYKQYQAYKENKSQQVIKDNGTVQAGKISEPMFREATNEMLVLGELPLSFVDSVAWIYFSSRANLYRLHSRRTASRDIVQMYVKKKALLKNWINSNKQRVSLTTDIWVAPNTVQATW from the exons ATGGAAAGAACCATAAGTTTCAACCCTCCATCATCTCCTCCATCATCTCCTCCTTCACTACTCTCTGCAATTAAATCACAG ATGGGTTTTTCATGCTTTCCAGATGAAGACGATTTCGGTGAAGAGATGAATCATGAAGAAGAGCAAGACATTGGCAGTACTGGACAACAAGCTGCTGCAACTACAGAAGTTCTTGGAACTCCTGATTGTGCTGGAAAGAGGAAGGACATTCCAGAATCAAGTGCAGCTAATGAAAAGCCAGCTAAGGAACTCAAAGTCATCCTTCCAAGATCTCCTGTTTGGGACCACTTCACAAGGAATAAAGAAGATAGAAACAAGTGTATCTGCCAATACTGCAAGAAGGAATACTGCTACAAGTCTAAGTCAGGAACTTCTAATTTGACAAAGCATATGGCAACCTACAAACAGTACCAAGCCTATAAGGAAAACAAGTCTCAGCAAGTGATCAAAGACAATGGAACAGTGCAAGCTGGAAAGATAAGTGAGCCAATGTTCAGAGAGGCAACAAATGAGATGCTTGTGTTAGGGGAGTTGCCATTGTCTTTTGTGGACAGTGTTGCCTGGATATACTTCTCCTCTCGTGCCAACCTCTACCGGCTTCATTCAAGGAGAACAGCAAGTAGAGACATAGTGCAGATgtatgtgaagaagaaagctttgcTGAAGAACTGGATTAATTCAAACAAGCAAAGGGTGTCCCTAACTACGGACATATGGGTTGCTCCAAATACAG TGCAAGCTACATGGTGA
- the LOC104741132 gene encoding uncharacterized protein LOC104741132 isoform X1, which translates to MERTISFNPPSSPPSSPPSLLSAIKSQMGFSCFPDEDDFGEEMNHEEEQDIGSTGQQAAATTEVLGTPDCAGKRKDIPESSAANEKPAKELKVILPRSPVWDHFTRNKEDRNKCICQYCKKEYCYKSKSGTSNLTKHMATYKQYQAYKENKSQQVIKDNGTVQAGKISEPMFREATNEMLVLGELPLSFVDSVAWIYFSSRANLYRLHSRRTASRDIVQMYVKKKALLKNWINSNKQRVSLTTDIWVAPNTGLFALSFLFH; encoded by the exons ATGGAAAGAACCATAAGTTTCAACCCTCCATCATCTCCTCCATCATCTCCTCCTTCACTACTCTCTGCAATTAAATCACAG ATGGGTTTTTCATGCTTTCCAGATGAAGACGATTTCGGTGAAGAGATGAATCATGAAGAAGAGCAAGACATTGGCAGTACTGGACAACAAGCTGCTGCAACTACAGAAGTTCTTGGAACTCCTGATTGTGCTGGAAAGAGGAAGGACATTCCAGAATCAAGTGCAGCTAATGAAAAGCCAGCTAAGGAACTCAAAGTCATCCTTCCAAGATCTCCTGTTTGGGACCACTTCACAAGGAATAAAGAAGATAGAAACAAGTGTATCTGCCAATACTGCAAGAAGGAATACTGCTACAAGTCTAAGTCAGGAACTTCTAATTTGACAAAGCATATGGCAACCTACAAACAGTACCAAGCCTATAAGGAAAACAAGTCTCAGCAAGTGATCAAAGACAATGGAACAGTGCAAGCTGGAAAGATAAGTGAGCCAATGTTCAGAGAGGCAACAAATGAGATGCTTGTGTTAGGGGAGTTGCCATTGTCTTTTGTGGACAGTGTTGCCTGGATATACTTCTCCTCTCGTGCCAACCTCTACCGGCTTCATTCAAGGAGAACAGCAAGTAGAGACATAGTGCAGATgtatgtgaagaagaaagctttgcTGAAGAACTGGATTAATTCAAACAAGCAAAGGGTGTCCCTAACTACGGACATATGGGTTGCTCCAAATACAGGTTTGTTtgctctttctttcttatttcattGA
- the LOC104741138 gene encoding uncharacterized protein LOC104741138, which translates to MVSLYSSGPISSFASRNSMIDSDTLLSLSSFGSTFNPNYNPKTCIRFSRIGCGFTVLGFLEIKPRKRSCCSRVNKRNLGWDSDESKDLESEVLEFMKNSERPGMFPSKKVLIRSGRFDLVERIVNQGGWLSMGWDLDEQEQVKDNVKPWDLHIEKQLHDSHSLEVDGTLSHGAIDSSSNLSSLTEEVDAGNDSGIEGILTRLEKQRNLSLGISLRDPNGKSNGVITDISPNGSVPWSSKIVTASESRRSSDESAQSRYQEASSVSGTRGLNNSPTSETWRTWSMRRAGFTDEDFEAAEISPSGLDGVKKGNKNKDTGDSMNGKDRTHIKSRLQHLQSELSSVLHSLRSPPDDVVTSKDSEITSGNLENLSDDWEFKENEIMHAQTKLRSTRAKLAVLEGKMAMAIIDAQRIVREKQRRIDHARRALRLLRTASIVWPNSASEVLLTGSFDGWSTQRKMKKAENGVFSLSLKLYPGKYEIKFIVDGQWKVDPLRPIVTCGGYENNLLIIS; encoded by the exons ATGGTCTCTCTCTACTCCTCCGGCCCCATTTCCTCTTTTGCCTCTCGCAATTCGATGATTGATTCCGATACccttttgtctctttcttcttttggttcaaCCTTTAATCCCAATTACAATCCCAAGACTTGCATACGATTCTCCCGAATAGGTTGTGGGTTTACTGTTCTAGGGTTTCTCGAAATCAAGCCGAGGAAGAGAAGCTGTTGCTCTCGGGTTAATAAACGTAATCTGGGTTGGGATAGCGATGAAAGTAAGGATCTTGAATCGGAGGTTTTGGAGTTTATGAAGAACTCTGAGAGACCTGGGATGTTTCCGAGCAAGAAAGTTTTGATTCGTTCTGGAAGATTTGATCTTGTTGAGAGAATTGTAAACCAAGGTGGATGGCTTTCAATGGGTTGGGATTTGGATGAACAAGAACAAGTCAAAGATAATGTCAAGCCATGGGATTTACATATTGAGAAGCAGCTTCATGATTCTCATTCCCTAGAGGTTGATGGAACTTTAAGTCATGGAGCTATTGATTCTTCGTCAAATCTTTCATCTTTAACAGA AGAAGTAGATGCTGGTAACGATAGTGGAATTGAAGGCATTTTGACCAGATTAGAGAAACAAAGGAATTTGAGCCTAGGGATTAGCTTGAGGGATCCGAATGGGAAAAGCAATGGTGTCATTACTGATATCTCTCCAAATGGTTCTGTTCCTTGGTCTTCCAAGATTGTG acAGCTAGTGAAAGTAGGAGAAGTTCAGATGAATCTGCACAAAGTAGGTATCAAGAAGCCAGTTCGGTTTCAGGAACTCGAGGCTTAAACAATTCGCCTACATCAGAAACATGGAGGACGTGGAGTATGAGGAGAGCTGGATTTACTGATGAAGATTTTGAAG CTGCTGAAATATCTCCCAGTGGTTTGGATGGTGTGAAGAAGGGTAATAAGAATAAGGATACTGGTGATAGCATGAATGGAAAAGACAGAACTCATATCAAAAGCCGTCTTCAACATCTCCAGTCAGAACTTTCTTCAGTTCTCCACTCCCTTAGATCTCCTCCTGATGATGTTGTGACAAGTAAG GATAGTGAGATAACTTCTGGGAACTTGGAGAACCTTTCTGATGATTGGGAGTTCAAAGAGAATGAGATCATGCATGCCCAAACTAAGTTGCGGTCTACACGAGCAAAATTGGCAGTTCTTGAAGGGAAAATGGCTATGGCTATAAT aGACGCACAGAGGATTGTACgggagaaacagagaagaataGATCATGCTCGTAGAGCTTTACGGTTGCTTCGAACCGCATCCATAGTATGGCCTAATTCAGCCTCAGAAGTTCTGTTAACGGGTTCATTTGACGGTTGGTCTACCCAG aggaagatgaagaaagcaGAGAACGGAGTCTTCTCTTTGTCTCTAAAGCTATATCCTGGAAAATATGAG ATAAAGTTTATAGTTGATGGGCAGTGGAAAGTTGACCCGCTTCGACCCATTGTTACTTGTGGTGGATATGAAAACAATCTGCTAATCATCTCTTGA
- the LOC104741133 gene encoding uncharacterized protein LOC104741133 has translation MEFFQKAKAVRMRNSHNKYLTADDDEETVTQNRNGSTKNARWTVEPVRDSHHVIRLKSCYGKYLTASNERFLLGATGKKVIQLKLSRLDSSVEWEPVREGSSKIKLRTRSGNYLRANGGLPPWRNSVTHDNPHLSATQDSISWEVDVVEILIDTESKNESPKKTMTPPPPHRRPSSTPLSVSHSRTSSSLSDRSDSDSVESPPKSEGRTIYYHIADEEGHVEDETTVGYAFTFKGNSVAELTQTLREETCLEDAVVCTRSPLNGKLFPLRLQLPPNNGTLHVVLLPSCASL, from the exons ATGGAGTTTTTCCAGAAAGCAAAAGCTGTTCGTATGCGCAACAGCCACAACAAGTACCTAACAgcagacgacgacgaagaaaccGTTACTCAAAACCGCAACGGATCAACCAAAAACGCTCGTTGGACCGTCGAGCCGGTTCGCGACTCGCACCACGTCATACGTCTCAAAAGCTGTTACGGCAAATACTTGACCGCTTCTAACGAGCGGTTCTTGCTCGGAGCCACGGGTAAGAAAGTGATCCAGCTGAAACTGAGCCGGCTCGATTCGTCTGTTGAGTGGGAGCCTGTTAGGGAAGGATCATCTAAGATTAAGCTTAGGACTAGATCCGGTAACTATCTCAGAGCTAACGGTGGTCTTCCTCCGTGGAGGAACTCGGTGACTCATGATAATCCTCATTTGTCGGCTACTCAGGATTCGATCTCTTGGGAGGTTGATGTTGTTGAGATCTTGATTGATACTGAATCCAAGAACGAGTCTccgaagaagacgatgacgCCACCTCCGCCGCATCGGAGACCGTCGAGTACGCCGTTGTCGGTTTCTCATTCCAGGACTTCGTCTTCTCTTTCAGACAGATCTGATTCAGAT TCGGTTGAGTCTCCGCCTAAATCTGAGGGGCGAACCATTTACTACCACATCGCCGACGAAGAAGGACACGTGGAGGATGAAACGACCGTTGGATATGCTTTCACGTTTAAAGGAAACAGCGTGGCGGAGCTGACTCAGACGTTGAGAGAAGAGACGTGCTTGGAAGACGCTGTGGTGTGCACTCGCAGTCCTTTAAACGGCAAGCTGTTTCCTCTTCGTTTGCAGCTTCCTCCTAACAATGGAACTTTGCATGTCGTTTTACTTCCCTCCTGCGCTAGTCTCTAG
- the LOC104741136 gene encoding ultraviolet-B receptor UVR8-like isoform X2 has product MLFAGGKVFTWGRGSSGQLGHDDSLSTSLPKPVSFFDDYVITQAAAGWSHSGFVSDSACLFTCGNGSFGQLGHGDNMSLSTPAKVSYFLDKNVKMVACGMRHSLVLFTVCGFGSGKRGQLGISSDRTKSVDLPCLVSGLKDVEVVRISANGDHSAAISADGQLFSWGRGFCSSPDVQTPQCLPSSLSFREVALGWNHALLLTVDGEVFKLGNTLDKQSEKQQLHIDPSEAPLAKVPDFDGVKVLKIAAGAEHSAAVTENGEVKTWGWGEHGQLGLGNTNDQTNPQPVSLGSIYLQAKEMEVYCGSGFTYAVRRKQELYSSPISS; this is encoded by the exons ATGCTTTTTGCAGGTGGTAAGGTCTTCACATGGGGAAGAGGAAGCTCTGGTCAGTTAGGACACGATGACAGTCTCAGCACCTCTTTGCCAAAACCAGTATCCTTCTTTGACGATTATGTTATCACTCAAGCTGCTGCTGGATGGAGTCATTCTGGTTTTGTTTCAG ATTCTGCTTGTCTTTTTACATGTGGCAATGGCTCGTTTGGTCAGCTCGGTCATGGTGATAACATGTCATTAAGCACTCCAGCTAAAGTCTCTTACTTTCTTGATAAGAATGTGAAGATGGTTGCTTGCGGTATGCGCCATTCGCTTGTCTTGTTCACAG TGTGTGGATTTGGATCTGGAAAGCGTGGACAGTTAGGTATCTCATCAGACAGAACAAAGTCAGTAGATCTTCCATGTCTTGTCTCTGGATTAAAAGATGTTGAGGTTGTTCGCATATCAGCTAATGGAGATCATAGTGCAGCTATATCCG CTGATGGACAATTGTTCAGTTGGGGAAGAGGATTCTGCAGCAGTCCCGATGTTCAAACCCCTCAGTGTTTgccttcatctctttctttcagaGAAGTTGCTTTAGGATGGAATCATGCTTTACTACTAACCG TTGATGGCGAGGTTTTCAAGCTTGGCAATACCCTTGATAAACAATCTGAGAAGCAACAACTGCATATAGATCCCTCTGAAGCTCCCTTAGCGAAAGTTCCAGATTTTGATGGAGTAAAAGTTCTGAAAATTGCAGCAGGTGCAGAGCATTCTGCTGCTGTAACAG AGAATGGAGAAGTTAAGACATGGGGATGGGGTGAACATGGTCAGCTTGGCCTTGGAAACACCAATGATCAGACCAATCCTCAACCCGTGAGCCTTGGAAGTATATATCTGCAAGCGAAAGAGATGGAAGTATATTGCGGAAGTGGATTTACTTATGCTGTAAGGCGAAAACAAGAGCTTTATTCTTCACCAATCTCATCATAG